A stretch of DNA from Candidatus Cloacimonadota bacterium:
GAGATCGCATTCATAGCTCTGCAATGGCACTTTCTGGCGGTCAACAGCAACGACTATGCATAGCCCGCGCTTTGGCAAACGGGCCCTCGATCTTGCTTTTGGACGAACCTACATCAGCGTTGGATCCGCAGTCCACAGCAAAAATTGAAGAACTATGCCTGGCGCTGAAAGATCAAGTAACTATATTGATTGTAACTCATAACATTGCTCAGGCAGGGCGAATCTCGGATTACACAGCCTTTATGTATCTGGGAGATTTGGTGGAATTTGGCGAAAGCTCGCAGGTTTTTACTGTCCCGCAGGATCCTCGCACAGAAGCTTATCTTACTGGAGTATTCGGTTGATACCCGAAAAAAGGACAAACGCATGTTGAATAACAAATTGAATGAATTGAAAAAAATGCTTCTCGATGAAGCTGTGTTGGTTGAAAAGATGGTGATTACGTCCATGAACGCTTTACATAACGGCAATTCTTGCAATCTGAACTCGATTATGCTTTTGGAAGACAGAGTGAATCGTTTGGAAGTGGAAATAGACACCTTTTGTACTTCGCTGATCGCTCTATATCAGCCCGAAGCGGCAGATTTGCGTTCCGTTCTGATGTTTTTCAAGATCAATAACGATCTTGAACGTTTAGCTGATCAGGCAGTGAATATCGCTGAAAGCGCAAATGCCATTTGTGGGGAACCCATTGCCGGATACTTGCCGGATCTGATTCGCATGAATAAAAAGGCGATCGAAATGCTGCATCAGAGTATCTCTGCGTTCATTGATCGTGATGTGGATCTGGCACGTAGAGTGTGTGTGGACGATAGCGTAGTGGATGACCTGAATCGTGTGATGCATAGCACTCTGATAGGTCTTATGAAAGAAAATCCTTCATATATAGATACTTACATGCATTTGCTACGAATCTCTAAGAACCTCGAGCGTATTGCGGATCTTTCTACGAATATCGCTGAAAACACTGTCTTTCTGGTGCAGGGTAAGGTGATAAAACATCTGGGGTAGGTGATCCCGTACTGTAATTCCCCCCTTGCTGTGGTGTATGTCGCATAAATGTGCGATGATTAAGCTATACTATGTATCATTATCGGTGTATCTTTGTATTGAAGCTTGGCTGAAGCAAAGAAACGGTTTTTATGATCGACTATCCTGCTGCTTATGCAATGCCCGCAATCTGCGTAAGGCTTTGCCCCGGAGTTGCTTTACACGTTCTGTACTGAGTTGCAGGATTTGGGCGATTTCTTTGATGCTATAGCTTTGAGAATAGCAAAGCATCAATATCTTCCGTTCGATTTCCGGAATGCTTTCAGGCAGGTACAGCCCTTCCTGCACAAGTTCTACATCAGTGTTAGTATCTACCTTGTCTTCAATTTCCATCGCGCTAGTGCGTTTTTGAAATGATAGTTCCAACTCTAATGCAGCAAGGATGCGCTTTTCGATCCAGTAGTATGCGTAGGTGGAAAATTTTGTGCCCTTCGAAGGATCATAGCGGTTGTTTGCTTCCAGAAGTCCAAGCATTCCTTCCTGAACCAAGTCTTCAAAGTCGGGTTTCCCACAGAAATGACGCTTTGCCAGGTTTATTACCATGCCTTCGAATTTTCGTACGATGAGTTCGGGATCCATGCTTATCTCCAGATATGAGGGTCAGGAAAAATTTGTGGGATTGTGATCCGGAAGCTGGTTCCCTGTCCGATATCACTTTCCACCAGGATGCTACCGCCGTGCATGGCAACAATGTGCTTTACTATTGCCAACCCCAAACCCGTGCCTCCTTTAGAACGGTTTCGAGAGCGTTCGCCCACCCAGAAGCGTTCAAATATGCGGGTTTGATCTTTGGGATCTATGCCTTCACCTGTATCACTGAAATTCACGTGAAACAAGTCTGAATCCTGCCAGACATGAATCTTGATTCCTCCTTTTTTGGTGTGGCGGATGGAGTTTTGGGCCAGATTGATAAAGACTTGTTCAAACTTGAATGGATCCAGAAAGCATACCCCGTCGTAAGGTTCCAGATGAATACTTAGGTCCAGTCCTGCAGCATCGGTCATAGGTTTTAAAATCAGATTGATATTGCCCATCAATTCCGCCGCTTTTACTTCCTGAATATTCAGGCCCAGTCCGCGTTCCAAACGAATCAGATCTTCCAGATCAGCAATCAGATGAATCAGCCTGTCGGTGTGGTTTTGGATGATTTTCAGATAGCGTTCCTGGTTTGCTCCATCATCCTCCAAAGCTTCGGTAAAACCCTTGATGGCAGTAAGGGGAGTACGTAGTTCGTGGGCAAGGTTTACGATGAAATCACGCTTCATCAGCTGTGCAGCACGTAGATCATCAATACTTTGCAGCATAAATACACGGCGTTCCCTTTTGGCGTCTGTGGCAGCGCTAAGCAGATAGTAGTGGTCGTCAATACAAAATTCACGCAGCTCTTTGGCATCGCTCTGAGGAAATTCATGCAGAAAATCCAGCAGTAAAGGATCGCGGATAAGCTCCCAATAGTAGGTTTTCTTTTTGTCGCCTATAGCGGGGAAAAGGGCTTGGAAGGAGAGATTGGTCCACAGCACTCTGCCTTCGGGATCCAAAGCCCAGAGAGGATCTTCATTTGAGGAGATCAGCAAGCGCAACTCTTCTCTGTGGGCTGCCAGATGTCCAATTGTGCTATCCTTTTGTGAGAGTACACGGTTCAAAGTTCTACCCAATTCATCGAATTCCGCTACCTCCAGATCCGGTAAAGAGCTAGTTTCTTCACCTCGGGAGATGCGTTTGGCAGCATCGTTGA
This window harbors:
- the phoU gene encoding phosphate signaling complex protein PhoU, coding for MLNNKLNELKKMLLDEAVLVEKMVITSMNALHNGNSCNLNSIMLLEDRVNRLEVEIDTFCTSLIALYQPEAADLRSVLMFFKINNDLERLADQAVNIAESANAICGEPIAGYLPDLIRMNKKAIEMLHQSISAFIDRDVDLARRVCVDDSVVDDLNRVMHSTLIGLMKENPSYIDTYMHLLRISKNLERIADLSTNIAENTVFLVQGKVIKHLG
- a CDS encoding sigma-70 family RNA polymerase sigma factor codes for the protein MDPELIVRKFEGMVINLAKRHFCGKPDFEDLVQEGMLGLLEANNRYDPSKGTKFSTYAYYWIEKRILAALELELSFQKRTSAMEIEDKVDTNTDVELVQEGLYLPESIPEIERKILMLCYSQSYSIKEIAQILQLSTERVKQLRGKALRRLRALHKQQDSRS
- a CDS encoding ATP-binding protein, with protein sequence MEKRSFNRSLVLLNILNLALLNALLLIGAGINTILLIMTLSTAAILIFSLIVFNRQLHRINDAAKRISRGEETSSLPDLEVAEFDELGRTLNRVLSQKDSTIGHLAAHREELRLLISSNEDPLWALDPEGRVLWTNLSFQALFPAIGDKKKTYYWELIRDPLLLDFLHEFPQSDAKELREFCIDDHYYLLSAATDAKRERRVFMLQSIDDLRAAQLMKRDFIVNLAHELRTPLTAIKGFTEALEDDGANQERYLKIIQNHTDRLIHLIADLEDLIRLERGLGLNIQEVKAAELMGNINLILKPMTDAAGLDLSIHLEPYDGVCFLDPFKFEQVFINLAQNSIRHTKKGGIKIHVWQDSDLFHVNFSDTGEGIDPKDQTRIFERFWVGERSRNRSKGGTGLGLAIVKHIVAMHGGSILVESDIGQGTSFRITIPQIFPDPHIWR